TTCATAAGTCGGTGGCAAAGGAAAACCTGCCGGATACTTTAGTGTCTCGATTTGGAGTAAAAGTGCCAATAAATAAAGATAATATTGTTGAAGAAGTTCCTTTAAGTAATGGGGTGCTTTACATTATGGGAAGTATGGATGTGCCTTTAGAAACCAGATTATTAACCACCCAGATTGAAGGAGAAAGCCCTCGTGGATTCAGTCAGGGAGACAAAAGAGCAAATACCTATTACAGGGAAAAAGAAGATTTGGATGGTATTATGTTTGAAGATATTATGGTACAGAACCATGGGGTGCCGTTATTTTCAATTTATTATGGTGCGAGCAATCTTTACAGTACGACCTACAAAGTATACTGGAGAGCGATAAATGATATTCAGGAAAATACATTCCAGCAGCGTTTACGTTTTGGAGGGATGTTTAATGAACTAGGAGTAGTGGTAGATCCAATAGCGACCTTGGATTATACCGATGTTGCTCCTGATGTCTATGATGAAATTTACGTAGGAGAGTTTACACTAGAAGAAGCTGGGAACTTAGATCTAATATCGCTAATTGCAGCCAACTCCGGTAGTAATGGCGTGAATACATTAACCTTAGATTATATTAAACTGGTACCAGTTATTAAATAATGTCTTTTAAACCAACTATTATGCTCAAAATATTTAAACTAACCGGTCTACTATGTATACTGTTATTTGGTGGGACTTCAGTTAATCTGTATGCACAAGACTCAGATTCTAAGGCTGTAAGTGCCCAGACCAGTAAAGGTATCGAAATCAAAGGCCTTATAAAGAATGCAAAAACAGGTAAAGGAATTCCGGGAATCAATGTTGCGGTAAAAGATTTTTCTGCAGCCATTTCAGATGATCAAGGAAATTTCTCTATTAAAGTTCCTCATTTAAACGCGTTATTGATGTTAAGTGCGGAAGGGTACCAAAGCAAAGTTGTGCCTTTAAACAATAAAGAAAGTGGCTTAGAGATTAGTCTTTTCGAAGATAATTATTCTCAGTTTTATCAAACCGCTACGTTGCCGGGTAAAGAACAGTTACAGTACACAAATTCTAAAGCATCCAATGTTATAGATTTAAAAAAGGATCAATGGGGAAATCCTGTTAACCAGTCTATTGGGAACTTTTTACAGGGGCGTGTCGCTGGACTTAACAGTGTAGGGAAATCGGGTGTTCCTGGAGCCGGAGCGTATTTAACCTTAAGAGGATTTAATTCGCTTTATGCCACCAACAAACCATTAATTATTGTAGATGGTATGGTATACGACGATGAAGATTATGGTTCTGGAATTCTTCAGTACAATAGTTCTTCGCCTTTGTCCATGATTGATGTTAAGGATATTGAAGATATTACCGTGTTAAAAGACGGCTCTTCAATTTACGGAGTAAAAGGAGCCAATGGTGTAATTCTCATTACAACAACTCGCCCAACGGAGTTAAGTACAAAAATAGACTTTACCATGTATAGCGGAATGAACGAAGATCCAAAGCAATTACCTGTGATGCGTCCTTGGGAGTTCAGACCATATTTATCTCAGTTAATGGCATCTCGAGGTGATAGTCAACAGCAAATAGCCAACATGCCCTGGATGAATGATAATCCGCAAAGCGAAAATTATTATCCGTACCATAATGTGACCAACTGGCAAGATAAAGTGTTTAAAAGCAGTATCAACCAGAATTACTTTTTAAAGATTAGAGGGGGAGACGATATAGCCAAATACGGTATATCTGTTGGGTTTCTTAACAACGAAGGAGTTGTTGGTGACTCCAATTTAAAACGTTACAGTACCCGGTTAAATGCCGCGTTACGTTTAACAGATAAATTATCTGTTAATGCGAACTTATCGTTCATCTTTAATGAAGAAAATCTTTATAATCAAGGACCTGCTTATAAAACCAACCCTTTGCATTTAGCGCTCACCAAATCGCCTTTTACTGCGGTAAATGTGATAGATGCCCAAGGCGATGTGTCACCTAATTTAGCTGATGTAGATATGTTTAACATAGGGAATCCTTTAGCTATTATAGAAAATGGCATAGGAATTAATAAAAACTACCGTTTCTCAGGAAACTTAAATTTCGATTACGCTATTAATGATAATTTTAAGGCGAACTTAATTATTGGGTTGACTTACAATAAAGAGCGCGAGCGTTTCTTTATTCCAGATTTTGGTGTGGCTGATATTATGTTACCAACAGCGATTGCTGGTAATCGTAGTGGTAGTGAAGTACAACGATATTATTCATTATTCACCGATGCTTCTTTATCTTATACTAAGAGTATAGATTTTAAACATAATTTCGATTTTCGTATTGGGTCCCGTACCCAGTCTAACGAATCTGAAAGTGATTTAGGTTTAGGGTATAACTCAGCAACCGATGATTTTACTACAGTAGGGTCAGGGAGTAACCTATTAAGGTATGTAGGTGGTCAGTTAGGTGACTGGAAATGGTTTAACAATTACTTGAGTTTTGATTACAACTACGTAAATAAGTATTTTATAACTCTAAATACGGCTTACGACGGGTCTAGCCGTTTTGGTGAAACGGTACACTTTGCACCAATGGGTTCAGTTTCGGCAGCCTGGTTAATTTCTTCAGAAAACTTCTTGAAAAGTGCAAATGCTATCGATTTTTTAAAACTTAGAGCATCTGCGGGTGTAAGTGGTAATGACGATATAGGAAACTATACAGCTCAACAATTATACGTATCCCAAAACCTTTTAGGAATGCAAGGTTTGGTTAGAGGAAATATTGGAAATCCGGATCTTAAACACGAGACGGTTACTAAATTCAACTTAGGATTAGATGTGGCTTTATTTAAAGAACGCCTTAACGCTACTTTCGATGTGTATTCTAACAAAACCACCGATATGATTACTTACCAGTCAACCAATACAACTTCTGGTTTTGACTATATGGTAACCAACAGTGGAAGTATGCGTACAAAAGGTTTTGACTTAGGACTTAACGGCAGACTTATTAATACGGCTGATTTACAGTTCGATTTAGGTGTGAATTTAGGTGCTTATGAAAATGAAGTTTTAAATATTCCTAACGAACGTATCATTACAAACTTTGGCGGGGCAACTTATATTACGCATGAAGGTCTGGATGCTAACTTATTCTATGGTTATCAGGCTAATGGTGTCTACAGTACTACAAATCAGGCCAATGCCGATGGTTTATCACGCCGTTTAGATAATGGAACTTTAGTACCATTTGGAGGCGGCGATGTCATTTTTGAAGACCTTAACGGTGATAAAATTATCGATGAAAACGATCGTAAAATTATTGGTAACCCGAATCCGGATTTAACAGGAAGTATTAATGCTAACCTAACGCTTAAAAGGTTTACTATTTCTGGCTTATTCAATTTCTCGGTGGGTAACGATATTTACAATGGGGTGCGTCGTAGCTTAGAGTCTATGAGCACTTACGATAACCAAAGTATTGCGATTAACAACCGTTGGGTTGCTGAAGGTCAGGAAACTTCAATTCCTAAAGCCACTTGGGGAGATCCTATGGGGAATGCATCATTCTCTAGCCGTTGGATTGAAGATGGGTCTTATTTAAGACTAAAAACATTAATGGTGTCTTACGATGTTGCTGTGGAGTCTAACCTTGTGAAGTATTTAAAATTATACGCAAGTGGTAATAACTTGTTTACGATAACCGATTATTTAGGATTCGATCCGGAGTTTAGTGCGACGTCTTCTATTTTCGGACAAGGAGCAGACATTGGTCTTATTCCGCAGTTTATGACCGTTCAACTAGGATTACGCTTAGGATTGTAATGAAATTAATTTTAGAGAAAAACATGAAGACAATGATAAAAATAACTAGAAATAAAGTCGCATTAGGAGTCTTGGTTGTACTTTTGGGTCTAACCTCTTGCCAAGATTATCTGGATGTAGAACCTAAAGACCAATTAAACAGCGATCAGGTATACCGTGATGTTTTCGATGCCGATGCTGCTGTAGTAGGTATTTACGGTAAGTTTATGGGGCTGGCTAAAAAATACGTTATACTTAACGAGCTAAGGGCAGACCTTATGAGTCCGACAGATAATGCCGATATGTATTTGCAACAAATTAATGAGCATGCAGTAACGAAAGATAACCCTTACGCAAACCCTAAAGATTTTTATGAAATCATCAATAATTGTAATGATGTCCTTAAGAATTTTAAAATCATGGCCGAGGAAAATAAAATGGATCAGGGCGAGTTTAATGAACGTTATTCAGACATTGGAACGCTTCGTAGCTGGTTGTATTTGCAATTAGGTATACATTATGGTGAGGTGCCTTATATTACGGAGCCGATAGCTAATATTGATGATGTTCAAAATGAAAATCTGTATCCCAGACTATCGTTAACAGCTCTTATTAATGAATTGGTAGACTTCACAGAGTCTCTACCATATACCAGTCCTTATAGCGCCAATAGTACGCTGGTGATTGATGTAGATGGATATAATACAGCAAAATTTTTCATTAATAAAGAATGTTTACTAGGGGATTTAAACTTATGGGCTAACAACTATACGCAAGCAGCAGCACATTATAAGACAGTAATGGAAACAGCTAGTAGTAGTGGCAGTGATTCTGAACGTTATGATGTTTACCGTGTTAAATGGGCTGAAATAGCAAGTAACAATGATTTGGCAGTTGGTTACATTAGATACAGAGAACAAGATGCACAGGCCTTAGTTAATAATAATACTCAAGGTTGGCGTTCGATGTTTGCCAGGGAAAAAGATGCTTTGTGGAATACAGAGTGGATTTGGTCTTTACCTTTCGATAGTAATTTTGCACCTCAAAATCCGTTTGTTGAGTTGTTCTCTAATCAGGGAGGAGATTATTTAGTAAAACCTTCGCAGGAAGCCATGGATCTTTGGGATAATCAAGTACAAAGAAATGGGTTCCCTTACGATGCCCGTGGTCCTAAATTTTCATACAACATCATTAGTGGGCAACCTGTAATTATGAAGTACTTATTTAAATATCTTGACTCAGACACACAATTGCCTATTGATGTCTTTCAAACTGGAGGCGATTGGTTTTTATACCGTGCAGCTACTTTACATTTAAGATATGCAGAAGCAGCCAATCGCGATAATCAGCATAAAATTGCCGATGCACTTCTTAATTTCGGAATTCAAAACGCTTATACCGTTGGTGGTGTTACCGATGTAACCGATATTGAGCAAACCCATCAACCATTTCCATACGATTTTGATGCTAGACAGGGAGACTTTCCATTTTTTAGAGGAAACTGGTATCGTAATACAGGATTACGTGGACGTGCTTATGTTGAGCGTGCGGAAATTGTAGGAGATAGTTTAACATCTATTGAAAATAACTTGGTTAAAGAAAGTGCTTTAGAGCTGGCTTACGAAGGAAACCGTTGGGGAGATTTATTACGCGTGGCTTTACGTCGTAACGATCCTGCTTTTTTAGCCGATAAAGTTTACAATAAATTAGATAAAGATGGTAATCCTAACGCAGGTGAGGTACGTAGTAAACTTATGAGTACCAGTAACTGGTATTTACCATTTGTTTGGAACAAAGAAGAATAAGTAATAGTTTAGTTTATTAGAATATTAAAAACCCTAAGACTTCTTGAAGTCTTAGGGTTTTTTCGTTTTCACACTTACTTACCGCTTAAAAAACTTTTAAATTAACGGGATTTTATGCAAAAATAGGCATAGTATACCACTATCAGTGGTTAATCATCCTCCTCATATGTGAATGCTATTCTCATGGGTGTTTCAGATATTAAAAATAGGTAGGAAATATATGAGTCATTTACTCATAAATAAGAACTAAAGTTAAGGTTAAATTTACAAACACAGGCGAATCTTGTTTTTAGCCTTAATAACCTACTGCCAAGAGTTTGTGAATTTGAGCTGTTATAAATAAAGTTAAGAGTTATTATAATGTAAAATTATAGGTTTTTACTGGTTAAAACGAAGCTCTATTATTCTTAAGGTTATTTAAAACAACCGCTTCATCTTCTTACAGTACTGTTCGATTCTCGTATAGTTGGAGTTTTAGGGAAACCTACAGGAACAGTCTATTTAATTTCGTAAATTGCATAATAGTCATTCAAAAAAAAACAATGTTAAACAAACTATATCCTTTACTACTACAATTGCCTATAGGCTCACGAAACCAAGATGACAATGATCCTATCGATTTTACAAGCCCATTTGATGTCATTGTATATATTGTTCTACCTGTACTAATGATTATCTTTTATATCCTTTGGAGGAGAAGGAAGAAGCGGGATAAGGATTAAAATGTGTTGCTGATACCTTGTTTGATTTTTTATAAAACATCTTATAGCCGTTTCAGGACGGATCAAACTTATCACGCTTTCAAAATTGTTGTTGGTCGAAATTTTATAAATAGAAATATCAATTAGCGTTAGCTTTGAGATGATAAACCTATAAGTATGATCAATAAATTCAATATAATTCTTTTATGCTTTTTCAGTGTTTTTATAGTTAGTAATTGTCAGGAATCGGTAAATCCACCGGCTCCATTTGGACCTCTGCCTACGCAAAAACAGATTGATTGGCATGACATGGGATTTTATGCATTTATTCATTTTTCGTTAAATACTTTTACCAATAAAGAGTGGGGATATGGTGATGAATCTCCAGAACTGTTTAACCCAACGGCTTTGGATACACGTCAATGGGCTCGTATTGTTAAAGAGGCTGGAATGAAAGGTATTATTTTAACAGTAAAACATCATGATGGATTTTGTCTATGGCCATCAAAATATACCGATCGCTCGGTGAAAAATTCTCCTTGGAAAAACGGTAACGGTGATGTGGTTAAAGAATTGGCAGAAGCTTGTAAAGAGTATGGATTGAAGCTAGGAATATATCTTTCTCCTTGGGATAGAAATCACTCAGGTTATGGGAAACCTGAATATGTCACCTATTTTAGAAATCAGTTAAACGAATTGCTAACCAATTACGGTGACGTATTTGAAATGTGGTTTGATGGTGCTAATGGGGGTGATGGTTATTATGGAGGAGCCAATGAGACAAGAAAAATAAACACGCTCAAGTATTATAATTGGGAAGAGACCTATAAATTAATATACAAAACATCTCCAAATACACTTGTTTGGGGCATTGGTCCCTCGGAAGCTAGATGGATAGGTAATGAAGAAGGCTATGCAAACAAAACCAATTGGTGTCTTTTACGCCAAGAAGATGATTTGAATGGCAAAGTACATTATACAGAGTATATGTCCGGGCATGAGGATGGTGAAAAGTGGGTGCCTGGAGAAGCAGACGTTTCCATTAGACCAGGATGGTTTTATCATGAAATTGAAGACGATTTGGTGCACCCCATAGATGATATGGTAGATTTTTATTATAAATCCATTGGGCGCAATGCAAATCTAATACTTAATATTCCTCCAGATAAAAGAGGATTGATTAATGAACATGATGAAGAAAGACTTAAAGAATTTGCCAAAGTAATTAAAGCCGATTTTAAAACAGAGTTATTGGCAGGCACTAAGGTGTCAGCAAATAATGTTCGGGGTGGAAGTGATACCTATAACGCTAAATATGTTATAGATGGAAACAAAAACACGTATTGGGCTACCGATGATGATGTGAAATCAGCATCCATAACATTTGAATTTGATAAACCAACACCCATCAATCGTATTCTTCTTCAGGAATATATAAAACTGGGACAGCGAATAAAAGCATTTCATGTTGAAGCTAAAATTAATGGGAAGTGGCAAACGATAGCTAATGAGACTACTATTGGATATAAAAGGATTTTACGAGTAAAGAGGGTCGTCGCTCAGGCTCTTAGAATAAATTTCACAGACTCAAAAGCGTGTATTGTTATTTCAAAAATTGAAGCTTATAACGCGCCTGCTTCGGTGCGTTTGCCTATAATACAACGAGATAAAAAAGGACTTGTAACCATAACTGCTCAAGAAAACGACCGTATTTATTATACCACGGATGGGTCAGAACCATCAGTAAATAGTACCCGCTATGAAAAGCCATTTATATTTAGCAAAGCAGTAAAAATAAAAGCAATAGCAAGAAATACAAATGAAAATATAAACAGTGGTGTTAGAACAGCTAAATATGGCGAGTCTAAAGAAAAATGGACCATAGTTTCGGCAACGAGCGGCGATTTAAAATTAGCAGAAAGCGTTATTGATGGTAACCCCAGTACTTGTTGGTCTTTTGGAGGAGAAACCGATAAGCTTCCGCAAGCAATAATTATAGATATGGGAGATTTGATAGACATAAACGGATTTACATATACACCGCAACAAGTGGGGAATAATCTTAATTTGGTGTCTAATTATGAGTTTTATACGAGTATTGATAATATAAAATGGACAAAGCGTTCGGATGGTGAGTTTTCAAACATTAAAAACAATCCCATAGAGCAGGTAAAAATATTCAATTCAACAAAAGCAAGGTATTTGCGTTTTGTAGCCAAATCTGGGGTAGATCTGGGGCAAACGATTTCTATTGGAGAAATAGGCGTTATTGAAAACAGTAAATAAAACTAAGATATAAAGCAGATGCTTTTGTTCAAAGTCTAAATAATTCTCCGATAGCTCTGCCTCGTGGTTTGCTTCGCCAGTTTGCTTTGCTTGTGTCCCGTTCACTCTCATTTGGAGAGGTCAGAACTGCCTTTTGGGGTAGTTCTGGGTGAGGTAAAATATGAAATTTCGGTTTTTGGCACAGAGGTTAAAATGAAACAGACGAAACCTGTACTGAACCTAGTCGAAGTATATCTTTATGGCTCTGCCTCCGAGGATAATCTGTTTTCTGGAAATTTTTTATTCATTTGCCGATGCTCGTTAGTTATTAGTCGAATTTTTGATTTTTAAGATTAATAAAAGGCTTAATTTTATTAATGTAATTAAAAACATGCTAATAAAATGATAAAAGAAGGTATCCATTTTAAAGAAGCCGGAAAATTTGAAGAAACCCGTTTTGAGAAAATCCATAATGTTATTTTCAATTCTTCACAAGAAGCGTCTGTTTTAGTAGCGCAAGAAATTGCAAATTTAATTCTTAGGAAAAGTGAGTTAAATGAATTTTGTGTCTTAGGACTGGCAACAGGATCTTCACCAATAAAAGTTTATGAAGAACTTGTACGCATGCATAAAGAAGAAGATTTGAGTTTTAAAAATGTGGTAACTTTTAATTTAGACGAATATTACCCTATGGATAAGGATAATATTCAGAGTTATTTCCATTTTATGCATGAACATCTTTTTAACCATATAGATATTCTTCCTGAAAACATTAATATTCCAGATGGTAAGGTAAGTAGTGAAGATTTACAACAATATTGTATCGATTATGAAATGAAAATCAAATCTTATGGAGGATTGGATTTTCAATTGTTGGGAATCGGCAGAACAGGCCATATAGGGTTTAACGAACCAGGATCCCATATTAATTCCGGAACAAGAAGTATTACTTTAGACCATGTAACACGTATAGATGCCGCACCATCATTTTTAGGAATTGAAAACGTCCCTAGAAAAGCCATTACAATGGGAATTGGTACTATTAGAAACGCCAAAAGAATTGTGCTTTTGGGTTGGGGTGTTAGTAAGGCCGGAATTATA
This genomic window from Mariniflexile sp. TRM1-10 contains:
- a CDS encoding alpha-L-fucosidase, whose translation is MINKFNIILLCFFSVFIVSNCQESVNPPAPFGPLPTQKQIDWHDMGFYAFIHFSLNTFTNKEWGYGDESPELFNPTALDTRQWARIVKEAGMKGIILTVKHHDGFCLWPSKYTDRSVKNSPWKNGNGDVVKELAEACKEYGLKLGIYLSPWDRNHSGYGKPEYVTYFRNQLNELLTNYGDVFEMWFDGANGGDGYYGGANETRKINTLKYYNWEETYKLIYKTSPNTLVWGIGPSEARWIGNEEGYANKTNWCLLRQEDDLNGKVHYTEYMSGHEDGEKWVPGEADVSIRPGWFYHEIEDDLVHPIDDMVDFYYKSIGRNANLILNIPPDKRGLINEHDEERLKEFAKVIKADFKTELLAGTKVSANNVRGGSDTYNAKYVIDGNKNTYWATDDDVKSASITFEFDKPTPINRILLQEYIKLGQRIKAFHVEAKINGKWQTIANETTIGYKRILRVKRVVAQALRINFTDSKACIVISKIEAYNAPASVRLPIIQRDKKGLVTITAQENDRIYYTTDGSEPSVNSTRYEKPFIFSKAVKIKAIARNTNENINSGVRTAKYGESKEKWTIVSATSGDLKLAESVIDGNPSTCWSFGGETDKLPQAIIIDMGDLIDINGFTYTPQQVGNNLNLVSNYEFYTSIDNIKWTKRSDGEFSNIKNNPIEQVKIFNSTKARYLRFVAKSGVDLGQTISIGEIGVIENSK
- a CDS encoding RagB/SusD family nutrient uptake outer membrane protein, yielding MIKITRNKVALGVLVVLLGLTSCQDYLDVEPKDQLNSDQVYRDVFDADAAVVGIYGKFMGLAKKYVILNELRADLMSPTDNADMYLQQINEHAVTKDNPYANPKDFYEIINNCNDVLKNFKIMAEENKMDQGEFNERYSDIGTLRSWLYLQLGIHYGEVPYITEPIANIDDVQNENLYPRLSLTALINELVDFTESLPYTSPYSANSTLVIDVDGYNTAKFFINKECLLGDLNLWANNYTQAAAHYKTVMETASSSGSDSERYDVYRVKWAEIASNNDLAVGYIRYREQDAQALVNNNTQGWRSMFAREKDALWNTEWIWSLPFDSNFAPQNPFVELFSNQGGDYLVKPSQEAMDLWDNQVQRNGFPYDARGPKFSYNIISGQPVIMKYLFKYLDSDTQLPIDVFQTGGDWFLYRAATLHLRYAEAANRDNQHKIADALLNFGIQNAYTVGGVTDVTDIEQTHQPFPYDFDARQGDFPFFRGNWYRNTGLRGRAYVERAEIVGDSLTSIENNLVKESALELAYEGNRWGDLLRVALRRNDPAFLADKVYNKLDKDGNPNAGEVRSKLMSTSNWYLPFVWNKEE
- a CDS encoding SusC/RagA family TonB-linked outer membrane protein yields the protein MLKIFKLTGLLCILLFGGTSVNLYAQDSDSKAVSAQTSKGIEIKGLIKNAKTGKGIPGINVAVKDFSAAISDDQGNFSIKVPHLNALLMLSAEGYQSKVVPLNNKESGLEISLFEDNYSQFYQTATLPGKEQLQYTNSKASNVIDLKKDQWGNPVNQSIGNFLQGRVAGLNSVGKSGVPGAGAYLTLRGFNSLYATNKPLIIVDGMVYDDEDYGSGILQYNSSSPLSMIDVKDIEDITVLKDGSSIYGVKGANGVILITTTRPTELSTKIDFTMYSGMNEDPKQLPVMRPWEFRPYLSQLMASRGDSQQQIANMPWMNDNPQSENYYPYHNVTNWQDKVFKSSINQNYFLKIRGGDDIAKYGISVGFLNNEGVVGDSNLKRYSTRLNAALRLTDKLSVNANLSFIFNEENLYNQGPAYKTNPLHLALTKSPFTAVNVIDAQGDVSPNLADVDMFNIGNPLAIIENGIGINKNYRFSGNLNFDYAINDNFKANLIIGLTYNKERERFFIPDFGVADIMLPTAIAGNRSGSEVQRYYSLFTDASLSYTKSIDFKHNFDFRIGSRTQSNESESDLGLGYNSATDDFTTVGSGSNLLRYVGGQLGDWKWFNNYLSFDYNYVNKYFITLNTAYDGSSRFGETVHFAPMGSVSAAWLISSENFLKSANAIDFLKLRASAGVSGNDDIGNYTAQQLYVSQNLLGMQGLVRGNIGNPDLKHETVTKFNLGLDVALFKERLNATFDVYSNKTTDMITYQSTNTTSGFDYMVTNSGSMRTKGFDLGLNGRLINTADLQFDLGVNLGAYENEVLNIPNERIITNFGGATYITHEGLDANLFYGYQANGVYSTTNQANADGLSRRLDNGTLVPFGGGDVIFEDLNGDKIIDENDRKIIGNPNPDLTGSINANLTLKRFTISGLFNFSVGNDIYNGVRRSLESMSTYDNQSIAINNRWVAEGQETSIPKATWGDPMGNASFSSRWIEDGSYLRLKTLMVSYDVAVESNLVKYLKLYASGNNLFTITDYLGFDPEFSATSSIFGQGADIGLIPQFMTVQLGLRLGL